The Syntrophobotulus glycolicus DSM 8271 DNA window TCTTTATCCTGGCCTGGCAACTGGGACTATTCCATAAAGTTTTAAATTTAAAGCCTTTTCAATTGCCGATTCCGTCGGAGATTGTTTCTACCCTTTGGAAGAACCTGCCGAAAGCGTTAAGTGACTGCGGAGTAACGATTTCCGGGGCAATTGTCGGGATGGTTTTGGGTTCGTTGATTGGGTTTATGATCGCGGCGATTGCAACATTTTTTCCGAAATGGGGCTATGGCGGAATGATATTAATCACCGCATTCAATGCAGTTCCGATTGTCGCCCTTTCCCCCATCATGAACTTGTGGTTTTCAACCGGGATGGGACAAAAAATCGGTGTTGTGACAGTGGTCTGTATGGCGGCAATGGCCATAAACGCTTATGGCGGCTTAAACAACTTAAAGCCTTTTTCCTTGGATTTGATGCACTCCGTAGCTGCGGACAAATGGACGATATTTAAAAAACTGCGTTTGCCAAATTCTCTTCCGTATCTTTTTACAGCGGCAAAAATCAATATCGCGGCATCGATTATTGCGGCAATCATCAGTGAGTATTTTGCGGCTTCGACTTCGGGATTGGGATTTGGGATTAAAGATAACCTGCGGAAAGCGGAGATGGCCATGGGATGGTCTTATATTGTTGTGGCTTCCCTGGCGGGCGTGATCCTTTACTGTATTATTCTGCTGGTCGAACGTGATGCTATAAAATGGCACGCTTCACAAAAATAAATATTTTATTTAGGAGTTGACGATTTATGGGGAAAAGAAAAGTTTTGACAGGTCTCTTGGTTGTGCTTCTGTTAGCAGTCTTGGTTATCTCAGGATGTAGTTCCAGCCCCCAGGCAAGTTCAGATCAAGGAGCCCAGGCTTCGGGGAAACTTGACAAAATGACCCTTCAGCTTAAATGGCTGCCTCAATCACAATTCATGGGGTACTATGTCGCTCAGGCCAAAGGATATTACAAGGAACAAGGAATTGACTTGCAGATTCTTCCCGGCGGAAGCGATATTATCCCGGAACAGCAGGTATACAATGGGGTGGCTGATGTAGGGGTAACATGGGTTTCCAGCTTAATGAAATATCAGTCTCAGGGATGGGATCTTGTTCATGTCGGACAAATATTCCAGAAAAGCGCTCTGCTGCTGGTATCTAAAACCTCAAAAGGAATTAATTCGCCCGCGGATCTGAAAGGGAAAAAAGTTGGTTCCTGGTTTGGGGGAAATGAATACGAAATTTATGCTTTATTAGAAGCAAACGGACTGAACAAGGAGAAAGATCTCAAGCTGGTACAGCAGGATTACACCATGAACCAGCTGCTGAATGATCAGCTGGATGCCGCTTCAGCAATGACCTATAACGAATACGGACTACTTCTGGAAGCGGGAATGAAAGAGAGCGATCTTCATGTGATTGATATGAACGATGCCAAGGTTGCCATGCTCGAGGATTGCCTTTTTGTAAAATCGGATTGGATAGCAAAGAATGCCGATCTTTATCAACGCTTCCTCAAAGCTTCGATCAAAGGATGGCAGGATGCTTGCGCAGACCCCGCGGTAGCCGGTAAAACAGTTTATGACGCAGACAAGAGCGTTTCTCTGGACCATCAGGTATACATGGCCAAAGAAGTGGCGAAGCTTGTTGAACCACAGGGATTTGATCCGGCTAAAATTGGCTATACAGATATGAATGCCATAAAGCAAACCGGTGATCTGGCACACAAATACGGATTGTTAACGAAGCCTGCGGTAATCTCAGAAGATACCTTTGCCAGTAAATATTGGCAGCAGGCAACAGGAAAATAGATCCAAACATATACTGGACAATCGTAAATTTACTCCGCGGCCTGCCTCTTTTAATGAGGCAGGCCTCTTTTGCTTTGGCCAAAGAGGAAAGGAAGCAAAATGTGCCGGGAATAGATCCCGGTCTTTTTTGATGGAGAATTGTAAAAACTGACCTGGGAAAAATAAGACAAAATATGATGATGAGCTGTTGAAGAAAGCGAGAAAATAGTAATTGATATCGAATGATATCTGAAAAACAAGAATAAAAGAGAGAATTGAAATAATAACGCGAAATAAAAAAATGGACAACAATATCCATGTATTATAATATAAATTTGTAATTCTCTACTACTACTTATATTGGTTCTAATATTTTATAATTAGATTTTGCTTTTCGGTTCGTTATCTACCCAATATGGAATGTAATAATATATGTAGTTGGCGCCATATTAATCTAACCAATTTGGAATTTAACATGAGAAATATAAAGACGGGAGGTGAATGCTATGCGGATTAAAGTGGAATTGGAGACGAAAGAAGAGACATTGCCCCTGAATTATAGGGAGAAGTTTCTGTCTTATTTGAAAAAAATTTTTGAGGACCATAACCGAGACATTTATCAGGCACTTTATAGCTCTGGGGCCAATTATAAACCCCTGTGTTCAGCCATTTATTTCCGGCCAGAAGTAGAAATTGTAAAAACAGGCATAACCTTAAAAAGCAAGCGCTTCGTTGCTACCTTTACCACGCGGGATGTGATGATGGGGGTGCATTTAATCAATGCCTTACTGTCCAGGCGCAACCACTGGGCCCCTTTAGCCGACACCGGAAACCAGCTTAAAATCACAGCAGTGACCAAGGTCCGGGAACATGAGATGACTGACACGGCGGCTTTTCGGATTCTTTCGCCCGTCGTGGTGCGGGATCATGACCAGAAAGAGGGCAGGGATTGGTATTTAACCTTTGAAGATAAGCTGTTTGAAGCGGTCTGGAAGCGCAATTTAAAGTCTGAACTGCGAACTGTTTTGGGACGGGATGCGGGCCACGATGTAGATGGACTGAACATCAAACCGATCCAGCTCAGGAAAACGGTAGTGCTCTGTTATTCAATTTATTTACCCTGTACCATTGGAACATTTGCGTTGGAGGGAGAGCCTTACTTACTGGATTATCTCTACAAATCGGGGCTGGGAAGCAAGCGTTCTTTAGGCTTTGGCTGCCTGGATATCTTGTAGAAAGGAGGGAGGAAGATGGAAGAGGAGATTTTACGCCTCAGACTGGGAGACTGGCAGTGGAACGGGGCAGTGATTGGGTTTATCCGCATTGTCGGCAGGGAAAACGTTCTCTTTGAAAATGAATCTATAAAATTTTCATCCAAACTTCTGGAAAACTTCGAGGAAAAGTATTTTGCTTATTTCATCAAGGCCTATGAGAAAACTTTATCATGGTATAAAATCGTCAGCTTTAAAGAATGGCTGGAAGCCCAGGAGGACGATGAGTTTGGGACATTTGTCCTTAAGGATCTTAACGCTTTGAATGAACAGATCAAAACCGTGAAAAGCCTGATCAAGAGCAACAGCTATAAAGCAGCCTATGAACTGATGGCACTGGGTGAAGATATCCTGGTTTGGGAAAAGGAATTGGTCTCCATCAAAGAACCGAAAAGCGAACAGGCTTTTGCGGCGGACAAGCCTGAATTGATCGCTAAGGTCAGGGAAACCTTCTCTACATTAAGGAAAATCATCTCTTATTGTGAAAGTCCGGAAGGGAAACGGTACATTCGGGCTAAGAACATTATTTACACCGTGATTAAGAATGCCTGGAACGGGGTCAGTTTCCTGAATCCCCAGACAAAAGAAAAAGATGTTTATTTGGATTACAAAGCGCATTTTGTGGATGGAGCCATCGCTTACCTCAAGCAGAATAAAGATAAATTCAAATATCACTGTTTTATTTGCGATGAGCCGATCAAGGATATGAGCCTTGACCTGAGCTTTATGAACGCCACCGGATTTGATGTAGCCAGAAAATCCTCTCATGTGTGGGATTTTCAAAACGATATTGCGGTCTGCCCCTTGTGCAAATTGATTTATTCCTGTTTGCCCGCCGGATTCACCTATGTTTACGACCGGGGGATCTATATCAATATCAATACGAGTGTGGAAGACGCTTATGAAGTTAACTACAAAATCCATCACGAGGTTCTCCGAAAGGAAGGAAATTTACGCTCCATTTATCCGGTTCTGATCGGAGCCCTGCACGAACAGGAGAATGCAGGTGCTAGCTATGAACTGGCCGATATCCAGGTGGTTCGTTATGAACGGGAGGCTTACCGGTTCAATATTTTGTCCCGCAAAATGCTGCAGCTTATTTTTGATTCAAAGGACAGGCTGGACAGTCTCATCAATACATCGTTTGCGGAAAATAAACTAACCGTCCGCATCTATGATGAAGCGATTTCCCGGATTTTTAACAATCAGAACTTATTTACCCTGATTCACCGCATGCTTTATGATCTGCTGTCCGATCCGTCCAAATGCCGCTTTAACGGAGCGCATATCACCCATTTATTAAGAATCAATCAACGGATTTACCAAACGTTAGGAGGGATGAAAATGGGGTGTGAAGATAAGGACAACGCCCTGGTCCGGGAGGCCAGAACAGCTGGAGAACAGTTAAAAAGGTACTATTATGGGAAAAATGCTCAGCATAAACTGCCGGGTATTTGCTATCGCTTACTTAATGCGCTAAAAACGTCCAATCAGGAAATGTTTTTGGATGTAACGTTGAATTGTTATCTTTATGTAGGTTTTCCAGTTCAGAGGGTACATACCGACTCGCTGGGACAGGAAAAGGATTTCAGCACTGTGGGATATGCTTTTGTTGCCGCCTTGATCGATAATAGCAAGAGCGAAGACAAAGGCAGCAGTCCGGTTGGGGAAATGGAGGAGGAGAAAAAATGAAAAGCAAAGGATTGACATTAACTATTATATTTCAAGCGGAGAGCGCCAATTATGGCGAAAGTGTGGGCAATGTGGCCGCTCTGAAAAAGATTTCCCGGGACCGGGGAGATCAGTACACGTATATATCCCGACAAGCGCTGCGCTACAATATTGCCGAACAGCTGGGAGAGGATTTGGCGCCGGTAAAGGCAGAGGGCAGCGGAGAAAAAAAGGTGATTCAATTTAGCGAAGAAGCTACCATTGAGCATTATCCGGAAATCGACTTTTTCGGTTATTTAAAGACAGAGAAGGGGACAGGAGGCAAGAAACGCAGTGCCAAAGTGCGGCTTTCTCATGCGATATCACTGGAACCTTTTCATGGTGACCTCGACTTCCTGACCAATAAAGGTCAGGCGGATAAGATTAAAGAGAATATGAATATCGCCCAGGCGGAAATTCATCGCTCCTATTACCGCTATACCGTCACAGCCGACCTGGATCAGATCGGTGAGGATGAGGTATATGACATCAGCCTGCCAGGTGCGGAAAGGGCGCGGCGGGTTAAAAAACTGCTGGACACGCTGGCCTTTTTGTATAGGGATATCCGCGGCCGCAGGGAAGATCTGAAACCGTTGTTTGCCATTGGCGGAGTTTATGATATCAAAAATCCCGTCTTTCAGAATGTGGTCGATGTGAAAAATAATACTGTCAATATCGCGGAGATTGAAGGGGTTCTTTACGACAATATCAAGGAGGACACCTATTGCGGCGTGGTGGAGAATAGTTTCGTCAATACCGGCGCCCTGAAAGAAACCCTTGGCGCTTCGTCCATGCCCGCGTTTTTCACCAAACTGAAGGAAAAGGTGGATCAGTACTATGAAGGCCGTTAGAGTCCGCCTGCACCAGGATATGGTGAATTACAAGAAGCCCACCAGCTTCCAGCTGAAAGAAACCTATCCTCTGCCTCCTCATTCTACGGTGATCGGGATGGTGCACAGTTTATGCGGCTATACCGAGTATCAGCCCATGCAGGTCAGTGTTCAGGGCAAGTATTTTTCCAGGGTCAATGATCTCTACACCCGCTATGAATTTAAAAATGCCATGAAATATGAAGCGGCCAGGCATCAATTGCAAGCGGGAGAGTACGGGATCAATCAGGGGGTAGCGACCGCGGAGCTGCTGGTGGATGTGGAGCTTTTGCTCCACATCATGCCTGAGGATCAGGAGAAAGTTGAGGAAATCCATCAAGCGCTTAAGAACCCCAAAGAATACCCTTCCTTGGGCCGGCGGGAAGATCTGGCCACATTTGAGGAGGTAAAGGTCGTCGAGTTAAGCCTGACCGAACTGGAGGAGCCAGTTGACGCCCCCGATGATTACTATGCCTATATTCCGCTGAGTCTTCTGGAGGACGAAAGCGTCCAACTG harbors:
- a CDS encoding ABC transporter substrate-binding protein, with protein sequence MGKRKVLTGLLVVLLLAVLVISGCSSSPQASSDQGAQASGKLDKMTLQLKWLPQSQFMGYYVAQAKGYYKEQGIDLQILPGGSDIIPEQQVYNGVADVGVTWVSSLMKYQSQGWDLVHVGQIFQKSALLLVSKTSKGINSPADLKGKKVGSWFGGNEYEIYALLEANGLNKEKDLKLVQQDYTMNQLLNDQLDAASAMTYNEYGLLLEAGMKESDLHVIDMNDAKVAMLEDCLFVKSDWIAKNADLYQRFLKASIKGWQDACADPAVAGKTVYDADKSVSLDHQVYMAKEVAKLVEPQGFDPAKIGYTDMNAIKQTGDLAHKYGLLTKPAVISEDTFASKYWQQATGK
- a CDS encoding ABC transporter permease codes for the protein MKIDWKNLLWPAAFGIIFILAWQLGLFHKVLNLKPFQLPIPSEIVSTLWKNLPKALSDCGVTISGAIVGMVLGSLIGFMIAAIATFFPKWGYGGMILITAFNAVPIVALSPIMNLWFSTGMGQKIGVVTVVCMAAMAINAYGGLNNLKPFSLDLMHSVAADKWTIFKKLRLPNSLPYLFTAAKINIAASIIAAIISEYFAASTSGLGFGIKDNLRKAEMAMGWSYIVVASLAGVILYCIILLVERDAIKWHASQK
- the cas5b gene encoding type I-B CRISPR-associated protein Cas5b, coding for MKAVRVRLHQDMVNYKKPTSFQLKETYPLPPHSTVIGMVHSLCGYTEYQPMQVSVQGKYFSRVNDLYTRYEFKNAMKYEAARHQLQAGEYGINQGVATAELLVDVELLLHIMPEDQEKVEEIHQALKNPKEYPSLGRREDLATFEEVKVVELSLTELEEPVDAPDDYYAYIPLSLLEDESVQLLHHNRVMGDRQPGTRYRLTKDYELVDYGTKKAPKRFRRWNKVDVIYGVPTALIEGKVTLDEDGLVAYLV
- the cas8a1 gene encoding type I-B CRISPR-associated protein Cas8b1/Cst1; this translates as MEEEILRLRLGDWQWNGAVIGFIRIVGRENVLFENESIKFSSKLLENFEEKYFAYFIKAYEKTLSWYKIVSFKEWLEAQEDDEFGTFVLKDLNALNEQIKTVKSLIKSNSYKAAYELMALGEDILVWEKELVSIKEPKSEQAFAADKPELIAKVRETFSTLRKIISYCESPEGKRYIRAKNIIYTVIKNAWNGVSFLNPQTKEKDVYLDYKAHFVDGAIAYLKQNKDKFKYHCFICDEPIKDMSLDLSFMNATGFDVARKSSHVWDFQNDIAVCPLCKLIYSCLPAGFTYVYDRGIYININTSVEDAYEVNYKIHHEVLRKEGNLRSIYPVLIGALHEQENAGASYELADIQVVRYEREAYRFNILSRKMLQLIFDSKDRLDSLINTSFAENKLTVRIYDEAISRIFNNQNLFTLIHRMLYDLLSDPSKCRFNGAHITHLLRINQRIYQTLGGMKMGCEDKDNALVREARTAGEQLKRYYYGKNAQHKLPGICYRLLNALKTSNQEMFLDVTLNCYLYVGFPVQRVHTDSLGQEKDFSTVGYAFVAALIDNSKSEDKGSSPVGEMEEEKK
- the cas7i gene encoding type I-B CRISPR-associated protein Cas7/Cst2/DevR; protein product: MKSKGLTLTIIFQAESANYGESVGNVAALKKISRDRGDQYTYISRQALRYNIAEQLGEDLAPVKAEGSGEKKVIQFSEEATIEHYPEIDFFGYLKTEKGTGGKKRSAKVRLSHAISLEPFHGDLDFLTNKGQADKIKENMNIAQAEIHRSYYRYTVTADLDQIGEDEVYDISLPGAERARRVKKLLDTLAFLYRDIRGRREDLKPLFAIGGVYDIKNPVFQNVVDVKNNTVNIAEIEGVLYDNIKEDTYCGVVENSFVNTGALKETLGASSMPAFFTKLKEKVDQYYEGR
- the cas6 gene encoding CRISPR-associated endoribonuclease Cas6, which produces MRIKVELETKEETLPLNYREKFLSYLKKIFEDHNRDIYQALYSSGANYKPLCSAIYFRPEVEIVKTGITLKSKRFVATFTTRDVMMGVHLINALLSRRNHWAPLADTGNQLKITAVTKVREHEMTDTAAFRILSPVVVRDHDQKEGRDWYLTFEDKLFEAVWKRNLKSELRTVLGRDAGHDVDGLNIKPIQLRKTVVLCYSIYLPCTIGTFALEGEPYLLDYLYKSGLGSKRSLGFGCLDIL